One genomic window of Solanum stenotomum isolate F172 chromosome 9, ASM1918654v1, whole genome shotgun sequence includes the following:
- the LOC125877185 gene encoding tyrosine aminotransferase-like, which translates to MEVSSKWNFEGKEEAKKASACTIRSYLDTLNESINKNDTTTSVIPLSHGDPSGFPSFRTSKVSENALLDALQSAQYNGYPQNLDIFHASRSIAEYLSRDYPYKLSPNDVLVTAGAKQAIDVLITALAVPGANILLPRPGYPAYEALATFNRLEMRHYDLLPEQDWEVDIDGLEALADDRTVAMVVINPGNPCGNVYKREHLKKIAEAASKLGMLVISDEAYGHLVFGSNPFVPMGIYGEIAPILTIGSISKRWLVPGWRFGWIVMCDPNDILQKHGVAESIKNYHNIGVRPPTLTLGAITRILAETPEDFYSNTINLLRKAASICYASLREIPCFTPYKSQGSMFLMAKLNMSFLEGIDNDMEFCTRLAREESVIVLPGEALGLKNWVRVTFAVEISALEDGLSRIKAFCFRNAKQQ; encoded by the exons ATGGAAGTTAGCTCAAAATGGAATtttgaaggaaaagaagaagcaaagaaAGCCTCAGCTTGCACTATAAGAAGTTATCTCGATACCTTAAATGAAAGCATCAACAAAAATGATACTACAACAAGTGTAATCCCTCTTAGCCATGGAGATCCCAGTGGTTTTCCAAGTTTTCGAACAAGTAAAGTATCAGAAAATGCTCTCCTTGATGCACTTCAATCTGCGCAATACAATGGATATCCCCAAAACCTTGACATTTTCCACGCCAGTAG GTCAATTGCAGAATATCTCTCTCGTGACTATCCATACAAACTGTCGCCAAATGATGTTCTTGTCACAGCTGGGGCAAAGCAAGCAATAGATGTCCTAATTACGGCTCTTGCTGTTCCTGGTGCTAATATTTTGCTTCCTAGACCAGGGTATCCAGCCTATGAAGCACTTGCCACATTTAACCGTCTTGAAATGAGGCACTATGATCTTCTCCCTGAGCAGGATTGGGAGGTGGACATCGATGGGCTTGAAGCTCTAGCAGATGATAGAACTGTTGCTATGGTTGTTATAAACCCTGGTAATCCATGTGGGAATGTGTACAAGCGAGAGCATTTGAAGAAG ATTGCAGAGGCTGCAAGTAAGCTTGGAATGCTAGTAATATCAGATGAAGCCTATGGTCATCTAGTGTTCGGTAGTAATCCGTTTGTGCCAATGGGCATCTACGGAGAAATTGCACCTATTCTGACAATTGGCTCCATATCAAAGAGATGGCTGGTTCCTGGTTGGCGATTTGGTTGGATTGTGATGTGCGATCCCAATGACATCCTTCAAAAACACGGg GTTGCGGAGTCTATCAAGAACTACCACAACATCGGTGTTAGACCTCCTACACTCACTCTG GGTGCTATTACTCGTATTCTTGCTGAAACACCTGAAGATTTCTACTCAAATACCATAAACCTACTGAGAAAAGCAGCAAGCATTTGCTATGCTAGTCTAAGGGAGATTCCGTGCTTTACTCCATACAAGTCACAAGGATCCATGTTTCTTATG GCAAAACTAAACATGTCATTTCTGGAAGGCATCGACAATGATATGGAATTCTGCACTAGGCTTGCTAGAGAGGAATCTGTAATTGTTCTACCCG GGGAAGCACTTGGATTGAAGAATTGGGTAAGAGTAACTTTTGCTGTGGAAATTTCAGCTCTTGAGGATGGCCTTAGCAGGATCAAAGCCTTTTGTTTCAGAAATGCCAAACAGCAATAA
- the LOC125875917 gene encoding tyrosine aminotransferase-like has translation MENDTTTTKKIWNFKETEKLVSASNLTVRSVLDKLTSCLDTADTRSVIPLGHGDPSVFPCFRTTPIAEDAITDAVRSAKFNCYSPTVGIFPARRAVAEYLSQDLPYKLSPDDIYLTSGCLQAIEVLLSALARPNANILLPTPGFPFYEARAAFTHIEMRHFNLLPEKEWEVDLNEVEFLADENTVAMVIINPGNPCGNVYTDQHLKKVAETARKLGILVISDEVYAHLTFGSKPFVPMGVFGSITPVITLGSISKKWVVPGWRLGWLVTNDPNGILKEHGVIDSIIGYLNISSDPATFIQGAIPQILEKTKDDFFSKIVDMLREDADICYERIKDIPCITCPSKPQGSMFVMVQLNLNLLEDIEDDLDFCAKLAKEESLIILPGVVVGLKNWLRITFACEPSYLEDGFQRLNAFYKRHAKKQ, from the exons ATGGAGAACGACACTACtacaacaaagaaaatatgGAACTTTAAGGAAACTGAGAAATTGGTGAGTGCATCGAACCTCACTGTAAGAAGTGTGCTTGACAAGTTGACGTCTTGCCTTGACACTGCTGATACCCGATCCGTTATCCCTCTCGGCCATGGCGATCCTTCTGTTTTCCCCTGTTTCCGTACTACACCAATCGCCGAAGATGCTATCACTGATGCCGTTCGCTCTGCTAAATTTAACTGTTATTCGCCCACTGTCGGCATCTTTCCTGCTAGAAG GGCGGTAGCAGAATACCTTTCTCAAGATCTCCCATACAAGTTGTCCCCTGATGATATTTACTTGACAAGTGGATGTCTTCAAGCAATTGAAGTACTTTTGAGTGCTCTTGCGCGTCCAAACGCAAATATTCTACTTCCAACTCCTGGATTCCCTTTTTATGAAGCTAGGGCTGCATTTACCCATATTGAAATGCGCCACTTTAACCTTCTCCCGGAGAAGGAGTGGGAAGTGGATCTTAATGAGGTTGAGTTTTTGGCTGATGAAAATACCGTGGCTATGGTCATTATTAATCCTGGTAATCCATGTGGCAATGTCTACACAGACCAACACTTGAAGAAG GTGGCAGAGACAGCAAGAAAACTTGGAATTTTAGTTATTTCTGATGAAGTTTATGCTcatctcacttttggaagtaaACCATTTGTGCCTATGGGAGTCTTTGGATCGATTACCCCTGTTATTACTCTCGGATCCATATCAAAGAAGTGGGTCGTCCCTGGTTGGCGACTTGGTTGGCTTGTTACAAATGATCCAAATGGCATACTAAAAGAACATGGG GTCATAGATTCCATCATAGGATAtctcaatatatcttctgacCCTGCAACTTTTATTCAG GGGGCAATTCCTCAGATCCTTGAGAAAACAAAAGACGATTTCTTCTCTAAAATAGTAGATATGCTAAGAGAAGATGCAGATATCTGTTATGAAAGAATCAAGGATATTCCTTGCATCACTTGCCCAAGTAAACCTCAAGGATCTATGTTTGTGATG GTTCAACTTAACTTGAATCTTCTAGAAGACATCGAAGATGACTTGGACTTTTGCGCCAAGCTGGCTAAGGAagaatctttgataattttACCAG GTGTTGTTGTGGGACTCAAGAATTGGCTCAGAATAACCTTTGCATGTGAGCCATCATATCTGGAAGATGGCTTCCAGAGACTAAATGCTTTTTATAAAAGGCATGCCAAGAAACAATAA